A genomic window from Sulfurimonas sp. hsl 1-7 includes:
- the ruvX gene encoding Holliday junction resolvase RuvX, with translation MKYIAIDLGLKRIGLAYSAHKDIVTPLPAIIRKNRNQAANELKNVLQEWEAEALVVGIPLGGSSEDEMRRRIEHFLNLVEFEGEVFFQDEANSSLEAEDLMKGDMRYIRDGRVDSISAMIILQRYLSSN, from the coding sequence TTGAAATATATTGCAATAGATCTTGGGCTTAAAAGGATAGGTTTAGCCTATTCGGCTCATAAAGATATCGTTACACCGCTTCCTGCAATCATCCGAAAAAATAGAAATCAAGCTGCAAATGAACTTAAAAACGTACTTCAAGAGTGGGAAGCTGAGGCTCTGGTTGTAGGTATCCCGCTAGGTGGCAGCAGTGAAGATGAGATGCGAAGACGGATAGAGCATTTTTTAAATCTTGTAGAGTTTGAAGGTGAAGTGTTCTTCCAAGATGAAGCAAACAGCTCTCTTGAAGCCGAAGATTTAATGAAGGGTGACATGCGTTATATTAGAGATGGTCGTGTTGATTCTATCTCAGCTATGATTATATTGCAGAGGTATCTGTCTTCAAATTAA
- the mnmE gene encoding tRNA uridine-5-carboxymethylaminomethyl(34) synthesis GTPase MnmE, which translates to MDNDTIVAIATANGIGSIAIIRLSGDKALSIAKTLSQKENFSPRYATLTNVYDKNNELIDETIIIYFKNPHSFTGEDVVEIQCHGGYIVAQSILQSCLDAGARVANAGEFSKRAFFNGRIDLSEAEAISQLIEAKSEDAAKILAKQVKGSLKEFIENVRDEIIHILAYSEVSIDYAEEDLPEDLVEQIKAKLEGLKKQLERTLQASKSRAGLMQGFRVAIVGKPNVGKSSLLNGLLNYNRAIVSDIAGTTRDTIEEQVKIGTHLIRIVDTAGIRDASDEIEKIGIQRSLEAIEQSDIVVSVFDNSRELDEEDKQIISLLEKTKKQQISIKNKIDLETKLDVSLDFDIELNSKDDVTPLIKKLENIMDRSNSSEEIMLISQRQIAAVEETMKNIDEAFFPLEDQELEIFSFHLNEAVKAMASITRPFENDEMLDKMFGSFCLGK; encoded by the coding sequence ATGGATAATGATACTATAGTAGCTATTGCCACTGCAAATGGCATAGGCTCGATCGCAATTATAAGACTCAGTGGTGATAAAGCACTGAGCATCGCAAAAACACTTTCACAAAAAGAAAACTTTTCTCCGAGATACGCAACACTCACAAACGTATATGATAAAAATAACGAATTGATAGATGAGACGATCATCATCTATTTTAAAAATCCACACTCTTTTACAGGTGAAGATGTTGTTGAGATCCAATGTCACGGCGGATATATTGTTGCACAATCAATTCTACAAAGCTGTTTAGATGCAGGAGCCCGCGTTGCAAATGCAGGTGAATTTTCTAAACGTGCATTCTTTAACGGTAGAATCGATCTCTCAGAAGCGGAAGCTATCTCCCAACTTATTGAAGCAAAAAGTGAAGATGCTGCAAAGATTTTAGCTAAACAGGTAAAAGGTTCTTTAAAAGAGTTTATCGAAAATGTTCGAGATGAGATTATACATATATTGGCATATTCGGAAGTGAGTATCGACTATGCGGAAGAGGATCTCCCAGAAGATCTTGTAGAGCAGATAAAAGCAAAACTAGAGGGTCTTAAAAAACAACTAGAGCGTACATTACAGGCTTCAAAATCACGTGCAGGTTTAATGCAGGGATTCCGTGTGGCAATTGTAGGAAAACCCAATGTTGGAAAGAGTTCACTTTTAAACGGTTTATTGAACTACAACCGTGCCATTGTAAGTGACATAGCCGGAACTACTCGTGATACGATCGAAGAACAGGTGAAGATAGGTACACACCTAATCCGTATCGTAGATACGGCAGGAATCCGTGATGCAAGTGATGAGATTGAAAAGATAGGGATACAAAGAAGTTTAGAAGCAATTGAGCAAAGCGACATTGTTGTTTCTGTTTTTGATAACTCAAGAGAGTTGGATGAAGAAGATAAGCAGATCATCTCACTTTTGGAAAAAACTAAAAAGCAACAAATCAGTATTAAAAACAAGATTGACTTGGAAACGAAACTCGATGTTTCCTTAGATTTTGATATAGAACTCAACTCTAAAGATGATGTAACTCCTCTAATTAAAAAACTAGAGAACATAATGGACCGCTCAAACAGCAGTGAAGAGATAATGCTGATCTCACAAAGACAAATAGCTGCTGTAGAAGAGACAATGAAAAATATCGATGAAGCATTCTTCCCTCTAGAGGATCAAGAGTTGGAAATTTTTTCATTTCATCTTAACGAAGCTGTAAAAGCGATGGCAAGTATTACACGACCGTTTGAAAATGATGAGATGTTAGATAAGATGTTCGGCTCATTTTGTTTAGGAAAATAG